A genomic region of Peptococcaceae bacterium 1198_IL3148 contains the following coding sequences:
- a CDS encoding chemotaxis protein CheX, with protein sequence MDVNYINSFIMGTEEIFKQMAGNIKLTRQKPLMKDSQFTGESIVCIVGFNGEVEGQVVFSFTKDFALRLTSEMCGMEIADIDDLALSALGEISNMVSGNALIKLNELTAKKANITPPTILYGDGQMNVSVKSPIIAIPYNGEDSCAFEINFSLN encoded by the coding sequence ATGGATGTTAACTACATAAATTCTTTTATTATGGGTACCGAAGAAATTTTTAAACAGATGGCAGGCAATATTAAATTAACCCGGCAAAAACCCTTAATGAAAGATAGTCAGTTTACCGGTGAATCCATTGTATGTATTGTTGGTTTTAACGGCGAAGTGGAGGGCCAGGTGGTTTTTTCCTTTACCAAGGACTTTGCCTTGCGATTAACCAGCGAAATGTGTGGCATGGAGATTGCAGACATTGACGATTTAGCATTGTCTGCCCTGGGGGAAATATCTAACATGGTTTCGGGCAATGCGTTGATTAAGCTCAACGAATTAACTGCCAAAAAGGCCAATATAACGCCGCCGACAATATTATACGGCGATGGTCAAATGAATGTTAGCGTTAAATCGCCCATTATTGCCATACCCTATAATGGCGAAGACAGTTGTGCCTTTGAAATTAACTTTTCATTGAATTAA
- a CDS encoding F0F1 ATP synthase subunit epsilon — protein MAKTQRLDIVTPEKVVFSEEVEFVVAPGVEGELGFLPEHAPLVSALKTGVLRVQQGGKEFKVAISGGFVEVKNSRVVVLADTAESEDEIDVERAQEAKKRAEQRLASKTADIDVARAEAALQRSLARLKAAGKAS, from the coding sequence ATGGCGAAGACTCAACGCCTTGATATTGTCACCCCTGAAAAAGTGGTGTTCAGCGAGGAAGTTGAATTCGTCGTAGCACCTGGAGTGGAAGGCGAGTTGGGCTTCCTGCCCGAGCACGCTCCCCTAGTCAGCGCGTTAAAAACTGGCGTGCTGCGGGTGCAGCAGGGTGGTAAAGAATTTAAAGTTGCCATCAGTGGCGGCTTTGTAGAGGTAAAAAACAGCCGCGTAGTGGTTTTGGCTGACACGGCCGAAAGTGAAGACGAAATTGACGTCGAACGGGCTCAAGAGGCTAAAAAACGCGCAGAACAACGCCTTGCCAGCAAAACCGCCGACATAGACGTTGCCCGTGCCGAAGCGGCACTGCAACGCTCACTGGCAAGACTAAAGGCGGCCGGCAAAGCATCATAA